The Malus domestica chromosome 17, GDT2T_hap1 genome contains the following window.
TAAGAAATGGCCCAAATTTTCAGAAACTAGACAGCTATGAACTGGTTATTATTCTTTTGGCTTGAAATGTGATATTCTAAATCTAAACTAGTCTAATCTACGAGGGATTGATTTGGGTGCAAGCAGGCGGACACACCTGCCTTTTGCCAAACTGACCTAAATAAGACATCTTAGGGGAAGTTTTGACAGGAATTGAATTTGTCACCTGTTAGCTTTGGCACCGGTATTGGATTTGTAAAATAGCATTCAAATGCAAATTAGAAAACTAACAGAAATGAACGGATATTACTGCAGATTTATAAATCTCTCTCTTGCCCTCTCTCTTTCGAAAACTACCTCTGATCGGGGGTTGTTAATCCCATCTCTTCCCAGACAACGATATGAGCTGCCAACAAATGAAAGATTAAGAGAGATCAATCACCCCGTAGCAGTAACTTAACAAGCATATAGATTATAGAGTTATAGAGGCTACATAAGATACTTCTAGTCCCCAAAAATAAAGATTTTACAGACAAACCATATATCAAAGCATAAATATGCGGAGAAAACAGCGGCTAAGTTCCCATCTTCAGCGATCATGTTAGAGTTCTATCCCTGGGAATTAAAGCTCTACAACATACTTCAGATCATTTCAATTAAAGATCCTGAGTTTCAATGAAACATTAAAATATTTGACTCTATTGGTTGTGCTCTATGAAATTTTAACAAATATGTGCGAGTTGTAACACGTCGTGGTTCATGATTGCCTAATCGAGCTACTTTCCTCCCCAGCCTAAGTATTTCCCAAACACAGTGCAAAGTGACCTTAGCAGTTAGCCGTTGGCGTGCTAATACAATTCACAGTTATGAAAAACAAGGTCAAGCTATCTCAGTTTCAATTCAAATTGAAGGAGTGAAGAAAAGGATTGTTGGCAACCAACCTGTCGAGCAACCTGAGCTAGTCGCCGGCTGTCCCTAGATAATTCATTTGTCGTTTGTGGCTGTTGTGCAACACATTCTTTCTCTTCCGTCCTCCTCTTAGCAGTGTTCTCTTCAAAGGCAGCAGTTTCACCAGGGTTTCTTGAGGAATTCTTGCGCTTCCTCTGGAAAGTGTACTTGAGAAGTCTGCTGTTGTCCACAAGACTAGGAGAACCATTTGATTGTTCTGATGCTCTCGCGTCTTTTAATTCAGTACTCATCAATGATGCACTTGTATCTTTTAATTCAGATTTCATCAATGATGCATTCACATGTATTAATTcagaattcatcaatgatacTTTGACAGTTTTTAACTCAGAGTTCATTAGTGATACATCAGCAGAACCAAGGTTGAGTGCAGAACTCGGAGCCTCTGAATTCTCCATAGCATCACTTTCCGTCATCAACACAGGCACATCTATCAACTCCATGTCCTTGTCTGCTGCATCTTGGACAGCTCCAGATCTATTGATCCCCTTCATGCTCACATTGACACTAGCTGACCCTGATATAGGATCCACATGACTTCCAATTAATGTCAACCCAGGATCCAGACGAGGCAATGGCTTCATCTTAGCCTCATTTTCAGTTGTGTTTGGTTTATCTTCCCAAGATTTCAAACCACCATGATGTAAATATGCAAAAGTCCTGCAGCGGGAAAGAACAGAAGACGGCTGATCAGTACTCGTGAGTGAGGTTGTAATGCCATCCTTacttttcattttcctttttctttttcccttcggAATATTCTTAACTATGTCCATGAAATAGCAGCTACTATGCTGCAAACTTTCTTCCAACTCACTGGAACTTCTTGTCATGGCTACATTCTCGGTCTTGATAGAGGGCAGGATGCAAGCTTCTTTAGGGGATCCATCATTTCCATTCAGAGAATATATTCTGCAATGAGAttgaacaaaatttggttgGTGAGATTTCACGAGCTCACTAGGACGACATCGGCGTGAAGTTTTGGATTTCCCAAATCGAGTCTTTCTTCTGCGTAATGTGTGTACTTTAGCATGACTTTTGGTTTTTCCCACAGATAACCCATTAACTACTTCCATGCTGTTGTCGCTAAAAGAGGGCAAATTACACCTTTCTTCCTCGTCAATTTCTTTGATGACCAACTCATTCTTCCCGGGGGAATTGTGATTGTCTACGTATCCAGAAGGCAGCACTTTCTCATCAATTAAGCTTCTTTCAAATGCACGGATTCTCTGTGTACACCCATTTCTGAGCAGCTCTGGCTCCTTACGGCTCATGATTATTGAGGCAAGGTCAGAGTCAGGGGCATAAAATTTATCCAATTCAGGAACACTTAACTGCtcactttgtttcatttcattaaAGAACTTATGCTCAATACCTCTATTTACTTCGATGTTCATTGGGCCTGAAGTTGGAACAGTTTCATGTCCTGAACCTGAAGGAGATAGTATGATGGGCTCAGGTGTCGGATTGTCAGAAAATGATGTATCTTCCCTCATGATTTGTTCGTCCAAAGGCTTCACTTGGTTGTTATTTAGCCTCTCCAATTCACTCCATACTTGTTTCAATTCTGATCTCAGATCAGTTATGATATCCTCCGCCTCTTGGAGCTGCGCTTCAACCTCTTCAATCTTTCGTTGTTGGCTCAAAGATGTTATCTCCGCGTCACTAGTCTGCATCAATTAAAATATCGATTAATCCAATATAAAAACACTTATAGTAAATACAAGGAGTAGTGATCAGTAGAAATTCCGTAAGGTAAAAACTAAAACTCTTTGTATCACTCAATTTGCACATGTGTTATTGCAAAGAGAATCTAAAGAACCTTCAAGCAACACCAGACGATGCCAGTATAAACCACCAAACATCACAAAGGGGGGAACCTGAAAATTTAGACAAGGCATAACAGATACATCACAGGAGTTTAAAAATGTGTAGATTGATTGAACATCAACAAGGAGCTAACATCAACAAAGAGCTTACTGCTAAACAACGACATTGACATTCCTAACAAGTAGTTAGCGTTCAGGAAATGCTTTCTTGCTTTTCGGGAAATTTAATTGCCTTAACAGAAGACGCAAAGaatcccacttagtgggaaaaggctttgttgttgttgtaacagAAGACACAAAGAATCCCAACTTCAAGTGTCAAGCTTCTTCAAAGTTCAAAATATCCGAAAATGGCTTCTTTCACTACTACGAATCACGATTACTCTCAAATCTAACACAGTCACATTCCATCCAAACTAGATTATAAAGATTCAGAGCTTAAACATTAACAAAGAGCTTTCTTGCTTTTAGAAATAGAAAACTGCTTTTACAGCAGACAAAAAGACACCCAattttgaaagtgaagcttcATCTAAGTTCAATAGAACAGAAAATGGCCTCTTTCGCGAAAACGAATCGCAATTACAACCTCCAGAATTCAAACACATTCACATTccatcaaaaaataaataaatcacaaAGATTCAAGATTGATGATTCCATTTAGTTTAGACAAATAAAAAACCCCTCTTTCCAAGAACAAGAATCCGATCATCAAAACTGGTTCAAAAAACAAGGATGCAAAATtcagaaggaaaaaaataaaagaaaagaaaaataagaaagaaacaaaCCTTGGAATCGAGCATTTGCTTTAAGCGGCAAAGCACGCGAAGCGCTTCGCCTTTCGTAAATTGCAGATCGTGCTGGTACCGAAGAGCCTTGCGCTCCGACGCCATTACTCTCGCCGCCGCCTCTTTCGCCGTGTTCAGAATTATCTCCGCGTACGCCTTCTTCAGAGCCACCATTTTCTGCACCATCAAcagcaaaacaaagtaaatcaGCGCCGGATTTcacaaaatgaaataaaaagatttgaaatcgaGGCGGCGGGAGTGGCGGAGATGGTAGTGGCGCCACCAGTAGTAGTGGAAGGTGGTTGGGAATTTCACCTGCGCCTCGTCGTCCATTTTCTCTTGGGGGGAGTTTTCGGTAGTTGGCCGTATTGCGTGCGCCCCTGTCCGTTCTCTATCTAATTTTACCTAATTGCCCCTCAATTCTATTTGAATTACAATGCTTTAACCGGAAATATTATTTCGTTGTATTAGAATACAGCCACGTGAAATTACTCGTCAAACTTGTTACAATACGCAGAGACGATGGAGGtgatattttcttcttttatgaTGTCGTAATTAAACATCCGCTCATAACACATCAAATAAACTGTTATATCACGTGATTATATTTTAGTACGATTTAGTTTACACAATTAGTTGGTTTGACCAAACATTTGTACGTCAACCTCGTTCTATTATGAACGCTTCTAAGTTTTGACATGTCACATTAGAATAACGACCTCATGTGTCAAAACTTCTTCGTATAAAGTTTcatggaattggatcctctcctaagcCCAAGGaggggatcctcctgaccaaggaACGTGGGCAGTTGGATTTTCATCTAAtgactataattattataactttaaagggatcCCTTATTTGTagtcgttggataaaaatccaatgACCCATGTTTCttgatcaggaggatcctctccttggG
Protein-coding sequences here:
- the LOC103417061 gene encoding uncharacterized protein isoform X2 → MREDTSFSDNPTPEPIILSPSGSGHETVPTSGPMNIEVNRGIEHKFFNEMKQSEQLSVPELDKFYAPDSDLASIIMSRKEPELLRNGCTQRIRAFERSLIDEKVLPSGYVDNHNSPGKNELVIKEIDEEERCNLPSFSDNSMEVVNGLSVGKTKSHAKVHTLRRRKTRFGKSKTSRRCRPSELVKSHQPNFVQSHCRIYSLNGNDGSPKEACILPSIKTENVAMTRSSSELEESLQHSSCYFMDIVKNIPKGKRKRKMKSKDGITTSLTSTDQPSSVLSRCRTFAYLHHGGLKSWEDKPNTTENEAKMKPLPRLDPGLTLIGSHVDPISGSASVNVSMKGINRSGAVQDAADKDMELIDVPVLMTESDAMENSEAPSSALNLGSADVSLMNSELKTVKVSLMNSELIHVNASLMKSELKDTSASLMSTELKDARASEQSNGSPSLVDNSRLLKYTFQRKRKNSSRNPGETAAFEENTAKRRTEEKECVAQQPQTTNELSRDSRRLAQVARQLISLSGKRWD
- the LOC103417061 gene encoding uncharacterized protein isoform X1, with the protein product MDDEAQKMVALKKAYAEIILNTAKEAAARVMASERKALRYQHDLQFTKGEALRVLCRLKQMLDSKTSDAEITSLSQQRKIEEVEAQLQEAEDIITDLRSELKQVWSELERLNNNQVKPLDEQIMREDTSFSDNPTPEPIILSPSGSGHETVPTSGPMNIEVNRGIEHKFFNEMKQSEQLSVPELDKFYAPDSDLASIIMSRKEPELLRNGCTQRIRAFERSLIDEKVLPSGYVDNHNSPGKNELVIKEIDEEERCNLPSFSDNSMEVVNGLSVGKTKSHAKVHTLRRRKTRFGKSKTSRRCRPSELVKSHQPNFVQSHCRIYSLNGNDGSPKEACILPSIKTENVAMTRSSSELEESLQHSSCYFMDIVKNIPKGKRKRKMKSKDGITTSLTSTDQPSSVLSRCRTFAYLHHGGLKSWEDKPNTTENEAKMKPLPRLDPGLTLIGSHVDPISGSASVNVSMKGINRSGAVQDAADKDMELIDVPVLMTESDAMENSEAPSSALNLGSADVSLMNSELKTVKVSLMNSELIHVNASLMKSELKDTSASLMSTELKDARASEQSNGSPSLVDNSRLLKYTFQRKRKNSSRNPGETAAFEENTAKRRTEEKECVAQQPQTTNELSRDSRRLAQVARQLISLSGKRWD